DNA sequence from the Cucumis melo cultivar AY chromosome 6, USDA_Cmelo_AY_1.0, whole genome shotgun sequence genome:
TTTGCAAAGCCTTTATAGGCTTTGAGAATTTTCTTGATGGGCATAGTGGAATGATTTATCATTGCAATGTTAAAAACTTGGTTAAATCTTGAATCCTTCCCAAGGTATTCAAAGGCATGAATTCCCCCATAAGCCCTCGTGAAAGTAGTACCTCCTCCTTCGATAACTGCATTCTTCAACTCACTCCtgcaattttgaaaatttatttgtttaatttatcTAACATatattagttttttcttcttttagttGCATATTTCTAGATACTTAGTTTTGGATTATAGAAAAATCAATTGTTAACCAAAGTAAAATAatgtttaataaattttaattttaaactagAAAAAACTAGTTACAGTGTTTGGCAAATAAATACTAAACTGGTGTAattatattttgctatatatatatttgaaaatatcttatatttttcttcattatGCTCTACGACCTTTAATTACCGACATAATTTGAGCCCTTTGTTTACCGGGATCTACTTTAGAGATCTTATTCTTGGTTTTCTCgtaaaaggaaaggaaagaaaagaaaaacttttttatttttagaccTTTTCTCCTcctaatatttatatttatccCTCTAATATTTTCCAATTTTGTATCCAATGTTGCTAATAGCAACTTGCTATctcctttttaactttttttttctctctaaaccTTTATTTCTCTTCCGTAATTAactatttaaatatttttgtctCTCTAATGTTACTCTTtaacatatatttttctttaatttcacATATATTTCTCTATATAAACGTATATTTAGTtatcaaacataaacaaaaacaaaaatgtataactatttatatcaaacatgtGTGCGTGATTTTCgttgtttaaaagaaaaaaagtaaaaaataacaaaaaaaaaaaaaaaaaaaactaaaatttaaaatggttatatatatatattgtttgaGTTGCATTTGGAAGTGACTTCTCATTTTGTTTacgtttttgttcttttttttttgttttccttttccttGAAATTGATGCTAACTttatcatatatttttttttaaaaaaagatactTGAATTTGAAGTCAAAAtggataaattaaaaaaaagaggGGTTGAAATCTACcatttggtttttaaattttgaattaattcttcaaagctagcaaaaagaaaaaagaaacatacaAACTTACGAAAAAATTAGTGTTTACTAGtttaagtttaaaaaactaaaattaaaaaaaggtGAATGATTACTGTCACCAAAgccaaataaatttaaatttaacatTTTCTCATCTTAAAATCAACACATGTGTGAGTAAAAGAAAGCAAACCATGTATGCAGAAGGACTTTATCCTGGAGTAATGTTAGAAGTGGACCTAAAGAGACACCATCTTTGTTGCGAACATAACATTTAGAAACCGACGTAAGGTTATAAAGTCTTTTCACATTGCCATCTTCATCAGAAGCCAAAGAGCATCCCACGACAGCATGGCTTGCAAGAAGCCTCAACATCCGATCAATCATCAATGACGCTTCGGGGTTTGTTGTGGTTATATTAGCCGCTATCTCTGTCGAAGAGAGCTTGGCCCCGTTCCCAGCCTTAGATAAGATCTCAAACACGCCGAGTTCAAAGGCTGTTTGGAGTGTCATTGGCACCACCGATAAGGTAGCCAGTTCCATAGCGTAAGCATAGTGTTGTTGTTCCACGACGTCGTGGTCGTCGAACGAAGTGATGGTTGTTTCCTCTGCCGTGGAAGTCATTTCTTGCCGGAGTTGTTTGATGATGAAAAGAGGGCAGCTAAGGGTGTGTGCCAACTTTTTTGGTGGATGAAGTTTGGGAAAATGAGTATAATGCATTTATAAAGGCTATAGAATGGTACGGTTTGTTGATTGTTTCAACACCTCGacaaaacttttaatttttctataaagaaaaaagtgaaaaagggaaaaaagagaACTACTGGAAAGTTGAGACACCTTTGAtttccaatttaatttaaaatcataTCAAAACGACATGGATACCTATGTTTTAAAGGGGTAAAGAGATAAGCAAATGTTATTGTGATGATTCTCTCATATTTTATCGCTGCCATCTGATTGAGCATGATGAGATGacgaataaaataatatttttattaattaaatgcttatttattattagaaattaattaatgaatCAGATTATTGTATAAGTTTTTCCTTGTTTAAATCTTCGTTTTCCTTAATTAATTCTTGACTATTTGACGATATTTGACCCTCTTGAGGTTTTGTAAAGACGTAGATCTCCAAGTCTTTATAAATACTATTTCTATTGATCATattaatatgaataaaaaccaTATTTTCTCTGTctcgcttttttttttttgaaattttcgAGCATAGTCTTTGAGTTTCTTGAGTACAATCAAAAGGGTTGAGTATTCCGATCGACTTTTGATGCATATTTGATCGAGATAGACGAAATCTTGATTGTTTTATCCTGGGGTGTCATCGCAATCTTAACGAACTGCTTGCACATTGGCCTTAGCCAAGATGAATGCATGCTTCACccaactcttttttctttcaaaattttccaCTAAATCATTTGATATATCGAGTAAAACTTGCTAGTCAATACTTATACATGAACCATTATAGTtataccaattttttttaactgtttgtcatttctttttcttgatttaattattttttttgacTGATCTATTAGTTATCAATCGCCAATGTTATatggtctatcattgataaattcAAATAATGAGAGCCTATTAACACTctatagattttgttatatttgcaattttttaaaaaatataactatacatgttaatatatattttgaatttgattgttATATTAGTAACTACTCCTCGAGACAATAAGATCAGATATATGTTCAGgtttaaaaaagaatttaacttttttgttATATAATTTCTGTTCATTCATCTATAtagtatatttattttcaaccGACCAATTTCAATACTGAGATCCAGAGAatatctaaactattttttttatttctatataaaaaataatttcttatacaatattaatttaattatttattatatattttaagtGGATTAGTTGAAAAGTTACTACAGTGTACTATATATATTATCACAAATAAATAAGCATGCATGTTGAACATATTTAAAATTAGAACAATaattcaattgtttttttttctaaaaaagaatcATACAATTGAATctctaatataaattattagtTCTTTTAATCAAAGAAGATTTGATGAGATTCATGTTGAAAGGTTAATCCAACAACATATATAACTTTGAAATTCATTGTATGATTTTTTCTGGAGGGGCCAGTGATCGAAAAAGTTGATGGAATGGATTTGACACTTAGAAAATCAAATTCATTTTGAATTGTTAatcaaaaattattttagaaaataaagaatttagtaaaaaaatcaaaacaaattatTCTTTTTCACTGTCTTTGGAAATAAACTTGattccaaatttaaaatttgtgttATTTTTGTTGAGTTGTGTAcaataattttttctatttttcttaagggttgtgaatttaaaaataaagaaaacaacagtagattgtttttttttttcttaaaatgagatatttcaagaattgtttttgagaATAGCTTTTAAAAGTAATTATACCAACAATcgattatttttttcttatatttccaatatcatttctttctttgttcTCCTTTATTCAACTTAGGAATTTTTTGTTGTTGTCCTCGTAGTTGACATCGTTTCTTTATTGTTGTTGTTCTAATTTTCTAGTAGAAAATTTCATGTTTGTTCTTATTTTTTCACACtcttttcttttgatctttTGACAAATGGGCCTTTTAAGGTTAAGTTGTTTCTTTGAATTATTATTGTCAAAAACATTTTCTAGGTTactaaaatagaagaaaaaaattatgatattaTTTCGTTTCTTAAATTTCTGGAAGAAAAGATACTATGTCTGAATTTTGTAGTTTTCTCTCGTGACTTCTTACTTTCCCATGGTATAAACATGAGATtacaatctttttcttttttctcataATAAAGGAATTTGTGAATAAgcaaaagttaaatttaattcTCGAAGTTATGTAACTAAATATCATCAATAGAATAGACTTAGGtatgtttaatattttgctTTACACTCTAATTTGTAATTATTGAGCTTAAAATAGGAAATTGAAAGATGAGGAAAGGATAAAAGATTTGATGGTTGGTGATGTGactatataattatcaattcaaGGAATGATGATGGCTGgacccttttttatttttccattgAGTTATAGGTGTTGAGAAATTTACCCTACATATAAATAGTTATACAATATTAGACTAAATAATCACATATCTCAAACTCTCTAAGACCCAAACAAGTTATCAATCATAAAATAACAACTAACCATAATAcgagaagagaaaaagagaataatgttattgaaaaatatattaattcaCCCTAAATTTGGGATTAGGTCAAATATTCTTCAACTGTAAGTTCTAATATGATTGAGATTGTAAAAACCTTTAAAATTGGACTACAAATCTCTCTCCAATAGACCAACACAAACTATTTGATTTCTTATATAACACCACTTTTAGTATCGTGGAATTAACGATAAGAGAAATCATCAACCCACAAGAGTGAACAAATACTTATCTCTAAAAATGATTATCGTCACACCTAAAatgctaaaaagaaaaaaaaaagagactaTTTTAGTTCTAGGCCTACTtcttctttaaaagaaaaatagaaaaaaagagaaaaacactCTCGACGCACTTCtacttttcattttcttgtagttttgttattttataGATGAGGGGTGTTCAAAggatcaaattaaaatttaagttattttgaaaaagaaattgtttGACAATCACCTAAAATAGATTATGAAGaaaatgagattatgaaat
Encoded proteins:
- the LOC103503246 gene encoding caffeic acid 3-O-methyltransferase-like, whose amino-acid sequence is MHYTHFPKLHPPKKLAHTLSCPLFIIKQLRQEMTSTAEETTITSFDDHDVVEQQHYAYAMELATLSVVPMTLQTAFELGVFEILSKAGNGAKLSSTEIAANITTTNPEASLMIDRMLRLLASHAVVGCSLASDEDGNVKRLYNLTSVSKCYVRNKDGVSLGPLLTLLQDKVLLHTWSELKNAVIEGGGTTFTRAYGGIHAFEYLGKDSRFNQVFNIAMINHSTMPIKKILKAYKGFANIKQLVDVGGGLGITLQLITSMYPYIKGINYDLPHVIRDAPPYPGVEHVGGDMFEKIPNGDAVFMKWILHDWSDEHCITLLKNCYNAIPDDGKVIVVDSILPTLPETTSATKAVAQCDMVEMTLYEGGKERTRDEFKALATKAGFKHVIFQCLVANLWVTEFLKI